The Chloroflexota bacterium genomic sequence ACCCGCTGGGCGGGCAGCTGGGCGAGCGGATCGTGGCCGGGGGATTCCCGGCGGCCCTGGCACGCCCCACAGGTCGGCGGCGGACGGCCTGGTATCGCGATTACGTACAGGCGCACCTGGAGAAGGATGTGCGGGACATGGCCCGCGTCACGATGCTCGACGCCCTGCCCCGGCTCCTGATGCTGGCGGCGGCGCAGACGGCCACCCTGCTCAACGTGTCCAATCTCGCATCATCGTTCAGCCTCAGCCGCCCCTCCATTAGCGCCTATCTGGGTCTCCTCGAACGGGTCTTCATGCTCGAGCTGCTCCGCCCGTGGCATAGCAATCGCCTGCGCCGCCTCGTCAAGACACCCAAGCTGCATATCGGCGATACCGGCCTCGGATGCGCACTACTCGGGCTCGATGCCCGCGGCCTGGCGAAGCATCGCGGGCTCCTGGGCCAGCTTCTCGAAACGTTCGTCTTCCAAGAGTTGCGGCGCCAGGCCAGCTGGCACGACGCGCACCTCGAGCTTTTTCACTACCGGGATAAGGATCAGGTCGAGGTCGATATCGTCATTGAGCAAGGGGCTTTGGCGCTGGCGGGCGTTGAGGTCAAGGCGTCGGGCACCGTGACTGGAGCGGACTTCCAAGGCTTGCGCCGTCTCAGGCGAGCGGTTGGTGACCGATTCGCTGCGGGTGTGGTGCTCTACGACGGTGAGGTCTGCACCAGCTTTGGCGATGGGCTTTTCGCGGTACCGATCCGCGCCCTCTGGGAAACCGCCGCCTGACCCCGGCACCGAATCCATCGGTGCGGCCGCGGCGCTCGGCTGGCAGGAGGATCTGGGCTGACGGTCTGACCACGAACCCGCCACTGCACCCGACACCCCAGCTTCAAGCGTCTCGACCATGCACAGGGCGTGACGGAACGTGGCCTCCTCGACGCCCTGGCAGTTTAGTCGTGACCCACCCCGCAACGCCCTGGACAACGCCTGCCGCTAGCGAACCGGGCTAAGCGGCGGTGGCCGTGGATATTCGCACTCGTGACTTCCACCGATCGCAGCGCATGCACCGGCGCCTGCCGAGAGTCCGCCACCGGCGCCTGCTCCTCGGCCAGCCCGCCCAACTCACCGGCCACGCTCCGCGCCAAGTCCGCCGTCACCGTCCACGCACACCGTGTCCGATCTCGAATCAACGAAGACGACGGCCTCATCCCCAGCACAGCCTCCCGAGAATCCGGCCATACCCATCCAAGACGAACAACGTTGCCAGCCGCGGATCATGCGTCCTCACGACGAGCTGTGAAGGAAATCGTCCGGACGCCGCACTCCCAAGTACGGTTCCTGCTCACCACTCATGGGATCTGATTTGGATGTGGCCAGGTCAGAA encodes the following:
- a CDS encoding ATP-binding protein, translating into MAEALEDSPAVLIHGPRQCGKPALAQVVCAPRQLPWRNAGAPWAGSPEARGAEYAYISFDDDVVRGGAEADPMGFVASLPERVVLDEVQRVPGLFAALKPAIDRRRVPGRFVLTGSSNALRVPTLADSLAGRLQIVRLHPLAQSELAAGPVGATVPDPMPRFLDTLFHGRFPTRQTDPLGGQLGERIVAGGFPAALARPTGRRRTAWYRDYVQAHLEKDVRDMARVTMLDALPRLLMLAAAQTATLLNVSNLASSFSLSRPSISAYLGLLERVFMLELLRPWHSNRLRRLVKTPKLHIGDTGLGCALLGLDARGLAKHRGLLGQLLETFVFQELRRQASWHDAHLELFHYRDKDQVEVDIVIEQGALALAGVEVKASGTVTGADFQGLRRLRRAVGDRFAAGVVLYDGEVCTSFGDGLFAVPIRALWETAA